The Caldivirga sp. genome segment TAGGAACGGGAAGGTTAGGCGGAGGTATATTGCGGTAGGCGCCTCTGAGGTGCCTAAGGTTACTAGGGGTGTTTATAAGTATGATGACCCAGACACCGGTAGGGTTCTACCACAGTTGAAGATGTACACTATAGGCTCAGACTTCATTCCACCGCCAATTTACGCTGGTGGACTTAGGTATCATGCGGTTGCCCCAACATTATCATACCTAATGAATAAGGGTTACGTGGAGGGAAGGGATTATGACCAGGACACCGTATTTAAGATGGCTCAAGTCTTTGCCCAGGTGGAGGGCTACATACCAGCTCCAGAGACTGCCCATACATTACCTATAATTAAGGAGATTGCTGATGAGGCTAAGAGAACTGGTGAAAGGAAGACAATACTGGTAAGCTTCAGTGGCCATGGTCTACTGGACTTGGGTAACTTCGCAGATGTACTAGGGTTCGGGAAGACCCAGTAGTAAAACTAGTCCCCTAGTCATGGTTTATTCCTCGATCATACCTAGTAATGTAAGGCATATTGGTTCTTACAGGTACTTAACGAAATGTTTAAAAGGCCCATAAAGTAATGCCCTTGACGCACCGCCCGCGTGGAACGCCGCAGATCCCGGGTTCAAATCCCGGCGGCCGCATCACTTTTCCTTTCCCGTCACCTAAACCACCGGTTAATCCTAAGGTACTTTATTATTCGAAAACTCATCACATTAAATAACCCCTACGTTATATTCCCTAACTAACAAGATTGTTAAAACATTTATTGGTTTAAAAATAACCAGCATAGGGTACTATGCCTATTATACAATTGAACACGTATAGGCTAATGAAGAGAATCAGGAGGGCGTTAAGGAGCTTAGTAATGTACGTCATATTAATGTTTATACTAGTGCTATTCCTTGGGGCATTAAGTATTTACCTAGTTGAACATGGCCATAATCCCAGCATTAGGAATTTCTTTGATGCTGTCTGGTTCGTCATGGAGACCATAACCACTGTGGGTTATGGAGATATTGTTCCTCAAACCACCATAGGTAAGGTTGTGGATATGGTTATAATGCCGGTTGGTATAGCTGTAATAAGCATATTAACCGCGTCAATAGCCACGTTATTAACTGAAAGAGCTATGGAGAGAGCAAGCGGTGTTAGACCGGTTAGTAGAGGGAATCACATAATTATTTTAGGTGAACCAGAGAGGGCGATTAATTTAATTAAGGCTTTAATTAAACTAATGGAGGATTCAGGTAAACTAATTGATATAGTCTACGTTAGTGACCTAGATAAGCCTCCTAACTTACCTAAGGATGTCGACTTCATTAGAGGTAACCCAACGCTTAAGGATACGTTAATTCGAGCTAAGGTTGATAAGGCAGCAGTATTAATAATCCTACCCCAGGGGGACTCCGATTCAGCCGATGCTAAAACACTTATGGAAGTTATAGTGGCTAGAAGCATTAATCCAAGCATTTACATAATAGCTGAGCTTCTTAATGAGAGTAATGCAGAATATGTACTCAAGGCTGGAGCTAATGAGACTATTGCCGTAGGTTCATTAACAACAGTTGCCATAGCGACTGAAGCCATTTATAAGGGATCATTAAAGGCAATAATGAGGCTCCTTAGGGGAAATAGTGAAATTTCAGTAATAAGTTCAAGTGAATATGCCGGGTTAAGCTTTAAGGATGCGCTAATTAAGGTAAGAGAACGAGAAGCAGGGATACTCATCGGTATCTTAAGGAATAATGAAGTATTAATAAATCCTAGTGATGAATTCGTCATAGAATCAAGCGATGAATTAATAGTAATTAAATCAGTTAAGGCACTTAAATAATCACTGCATCATAATGCGGCCATTATGGAGCTAAGTTCCTCCTTAACATAGGGAAGCACTTGAGCATAATGCGTATGGTAGGTATTAATTATTGAAGAAACCTTTTAAATATGCACTCCTGAACTTATAAGTATTATGAACATTAGATACTTAATTCTAGCCGCTGCGACTCTCATTGTATTAGTTATCTTCATTACTTTCATTAACATTAAGCACACTGAATTAACAAGAGGCAGGATCCTAATTTGGATTGAACCATGGATGCCTAACACAACGATACCTAGATGGGCCTTAGCTGGTATTGTCACGGTTTATTACTGTGGTACTGATGTGATGTGCCTTGAGACGCTGAATAATTCCCTGGCATTAATCAAGTATTACCTAAATATTAGCCAACCAGTCTTCATAGCGCTGTACCCAACTTACTGGACTTATAGAGGAAGGTTAAATAACCCAGTTTACTTCAACTACAGTTACTTAACTCACATTGTGAATTACCTGAAGGTAATTGACCCAAGTGGTAAGGGGTTAATGATAGGATTCAGTGAACAGTGGGGTTGCCTACAATCCCTCAACTGCGAAGCAGCATTAGTGAACACATACCACATGC includes the following:
- a CDS encoding ion channel, which gives rise to MPIIQLNTYRLMKRIRRALRSLVMYVILMFILVLFLGALSIYLVEHGHNPSIRNFFDAVWFVMETITTVGYGDIVPQTTIGKVVDMVIMPVGIAVISILTASIATLLTERAMERASGVRPVSRGNHIIILGEPERAINLIKALIKLMEDSGKLIDIVYVSDLDKPPNLPKDVDFIRGNPTLKDTLIRAKVDKAAVLIILPQGDSDSADAKTLMEVIVARSINPSIYIIAELLNESNAEYVLKAGANETIAVGSLTTVAIATEAIYKGSLKAIMRLLRGNSEISVISSSEYAGLSFKDALIKVREREAGILIGILRNNEVLINPSDEFVIESSDELIVIKSVKALK